The following nucleotide sequence is from Paenibacillus andongensis.
GATTTGAGCCCCTTCTTTACGGTGAATTCCTTCCGGATATACGGAGCCGGCTTATAGGCGTGAATATCCACTTCTTTCTCCGGTTCAATCCATCGAGCCTTCCAATCCAAAGCGTTCAGCAATCCAGTTTCAAAGAAAACAGGATCGCTGAAAGGTGACTCCTCTTCATGATTACTCCAAACTTTAACTCTCCAATAGATCCGTTCAAGCGATTTTAATTCAGGACCTTCATACAGAGTGCCCTGCGATTTGTCCGTCTCAACCTTGCCGCTGTCCCAAATCTTGTTAGTGAAGCTCTCGGTTGCCGATGCTTGAACTTGATATGCGGTTTGTATGACGTTCCTGCCGTCACTCCGAAGTTTCCAACCTAGACGAGGCTTTTGCGTATCCAATCCCAAGGGATTTTCCAAATACTCCGTTCGCAATGATACTACTTTCAACATGTTGGTAACCTCCCAAAGCTAAGATTGATAATTAAAGTCCGGAATCGATCTTTTACGCAGTTCATGTGCCACGTCACATAGTAGGCGTATATTGAAACCAATCGAAAGCTGCGGGAACCGTACACGATTTGCCGTTACCTGTTGCATACAGACCAAAGTACACGCCCGTAAATCCGCCAGCCACTTCGGTCGAGAGCAACGCGCACTCACCAGACCCAAATGGTTTTCGCTCCCCATTCGGGGAGGAGTAATAGAACGAGTATTTAGCTGGATCCGCTTCCAAACCGAGGATGATGTCAGAGCCTTCAAACTCTTCTTCCATCTCCACTTTCCAGAGCGACCCGATTCGCCTGCGAAGGATCACTTGACGTCTTCCATTTGCTCCACAGGTAAGCGCTATCTCATAATGGAACCTCTCATTCATATACACCGTAAGCCCAGCTTCTTCGCCTTCCTCTACGGGTTCAAATGACATAAGCGTAGAAACGCTGCATCGAAAATGCTGCTGTCTCCGTCCTATAAACGCCGGAGAACCGATATCATTCAAGGTCACGGCAGAGCCGCGAAGAGTCAGCCAACCCGGTCTTTCTTCCAGGGACCAGTCCGCGTCCTGCGGATTTCTTAAGAAGTTCCACTCCAACTGCAACCGGTTGGAATTAAAATCATCAACGTCAGGCGTAGGCGTCTCATCGACTACAAGCGGAAGCGTTCCAGCATCCATCTTCTCGGCAATCCTGCCGCCCTGCCCGATCACCGGCCATCCGTCCGCGGACCAAGTAACCGGGGCTAGGAAGGTCTCACGTCCCAAATGGTGGTGCCGCCCGCTAAACGGAACGGATACGGGGCGAATCCCCAGGAAAACGGCCCACCAGCTTCCATCCTCCAGTTGGACGAGATCCGCATGGCCCGTTGCCTGGATGGAACTTCCCGAACTCCGGTGAGTCAGGATCGGATTGTCAGGATTGCTTTCGAACGGTCCGTATGGCGAATTGCTCCTTGCGATCGTAACCATGTGACCATACTCGGTTCCTCCCTCTGCAATCATCAAAAAATACTTCCCGTTAACCCGATACAGATGCGGGCCTTCCGCAGATTTTCCGCCCGTGCCTTGCCAGATGAGACGTCGTTCGGATAACAGTTTTCCGGACTCCAGGTCGATTTCCGCTTGATATATCCCCTTCGGCTCATCCCCAAAGAATCCGCCAGTTCCTGTAATATAGACGCGCCCATCTTCATCAAAAAACAGGGATGGATCTACACTCGGCCATTCCGGCCAAATCGGCTCGGACCATGGTCCCTCTGGCTTTTCCGCCCAAACATAGAAATTGCGAAACATTTTAACATTCGTTGTAATCATATAGAATCGTCCGTTATGGAAACGAATGGTTGGCGCATAAATGCCCATTGAACTTCTACAGCCTTCTAAATCTAACTGGCTTTGGCGGGTGAGGCAATGTCCAATCTGCTTCCAATGAACGAGATCTCGGCTATGAAAGATCGGGACGCCCGGAAAATATTCAAATGTACTTGTGACCAGATAAAAATCTGCACCTACCCGACAAACACTCGGATCGGGGTGGAAGCCCGGGATTACCGGGTTTGAATATTGAATAGTCGAATCAGCCATTTTATCTCCCTTTCCTCGTTTAAGGATCTATTAACATCATAAGGTCAATCTAAATCACTCACTAACACTCTCACGACTTATCCATAACGTTTTACCGACATCCTGTTTACAAGCTATGGGCTAATGAAAAAACCAGGCCCATTAAAATGGAAACCTGGTTTTGAACTTATTTTTGTTTGTTTGCAGCCGCCCAAGCCTCAAGCTGCTTTTGCTTCTCAGCAATAACTTTATCGATACCCGCGGCTTTCAGTTTAGCTCTGAAATCGGGTAACTTTTCGGCCGGGTCGAGCGTTCCTGACTCCAACCCCTTCGCATACTGATCTGTTACGTTTTTAAGAGCAATAACCTCATTTTTGACAGGCTCCGAATTGAATGTGAAGCCGAGTGCTTTTGATTTGGTCGCTTTTTGATTGGCTTCTGCAGTCAATTTCCACATTGCCTGCAAGTCTGACTTCATCAGATATGCGATGGATGGATTAGCGTATATCCAACTTTGAATCGAATATCCAACCGTCTTCGAATCAATACCGGCAGGGTAATCGATCGCATTATCCGACACTTTCACATAATGCTTCCCTTCAATACCATATACAAACAAATTAGCAAGATCCTTATCCGTGTACATCAAATTCATGAGCATCATGACGCGTTCAGGGTTGGCAGAATTAGCGGATATCGTCCACAATCCCGATTGCGTACTGGAAGTAGTCGCATAAATATTAGGCATTAATGGTGCAAAAACGAGCTCTTTGCCATTCGCTCGGGTTTCAGATTCCAAGTTGCCCGGTCTAAGACCGATGAAATAAGAAAATGCCTTGTCTGCTTTCAATAAATCAGAGGCGTTAGCTTGCGTTGTCGCGGCATCCTTATTGATATATCCCGCCTTAGCCCAACTATGAACCTTGTTCAAGTAGTCTTCATACTCTTTGGTCTCAAACAAGTTCACGACCTTTAGACCATTGTCATATCCAGGCAACACGCCCAAACGGTCCCCCAGTTTATCATACCAAACATAAAAATCCGACGGCACAGATAGCCCAGCTCCGAGCGGAACGATAGTTGGCTCATTATCCTTAATTGTCTTGTACACTTGATCCAGGTCATCAATCGTCTTGATGGATGCTACATTAATTTTGTACTTATCCACTAAATCTTTCCGCATAAGTACCCCGGGAACCCCTGACGTGTAATCCTTATAGACAGGCACTCCATAGGTTTTTCCTTCAATTTTAACGCTAGAAAGATAGGCGGGATCGATCTGCTTTTTGATACCGTCGCCATACTTATCGAGCAGACTGTCGATCGCGACTATTTTTCCTGTTGCCACATCGGGGCTGTACCCCGCACCAAATTCAAAGAACAAATCCAGTTTCTCACGGCCAGAAGTCATCAAATTCATTTGTTGCGACCAGGCCCCGATACTGATCGGCATAATTTTTACTGTTGCATTGATTTTGGCCTTTGTGATTTTGTTAATTTCATCTTGTACCGCTTGGGTATCCTTAGGTGCTGCTCCGAATGCCGGAATGGCAATTGCAATCTCATAGGAGTCTTTCGTAGCACTGCTCGGG
It contains:
- a CDS encoding glycoside hydrolase family 43 protein; this encodes MADSTIQYSNPVIPGFHPDPSVCRVGADFYLVTSTFEYFPGVPIFHSRDLVHWKQIGHCLTRQSQLDLEGCRSSMGIYAPTIRFHNGRFYMITTNVKMFRNFYVWAEKPEGPWSEPIWPEWPSVDPSLFFDEDGRVYITGTGGFFGDEPKGIYQAEIDLESGKLLSERRLIWQGTGGKSAEGPHLYRVNGKYFLMIAEGGTEYGHMVTIARSNSPYGPFESNPDNPILTHRSSGSSIQATGHADLVQLEDGSWWAVFLGIRPVSVPFSGRHHHLGRETFLAPVTWSADGWPVIGQGGRIAEKMDAGTLPLVVDETPTPDVDDFNSNRLQLEWNFLRNPQDADWSLEERPGWLTLRGSAVTLNDIGSPAFIGRRQQHFRCSVSTLMSFEPVEEGEEAGLTVYMNERFHYEIALTCGANGRRQVILRRRIGSLWKVEMEEEFEGSDIILGLEADPAKYSFYYSSPNGERKPFGSGECALLSTEVAGGFTGVYFGLYATGNGKSCTVPAAFDWFQYTPTM
- a CDS encoding ABC transporter substrate-binding protein, which produces MKKKAKLATLSLVTVMLTGVIAGCSSSKNEGSSGAAASPASSTNPSSATKDSYEIAIAIPAFGAAPKDTQAVQDEINKITKAKINATVKIMPISIGAWSQQMNLMTSGREKLDLFFEFGAGYSPDVATGKIVAIDSLLDKYGDGIKKQIDPAYLSSVKIEGKTYGVPVYKDYTSGVPGVLMRKDLVDKYKINVASIKTIDDLDQVYKTIKDNEPTIVPLGAGLSVPSDFYVWYDKLGDRLGVLPGYDNGLKVVNLFETKEYEDYLNKVHSWAKAGYINKDAATTQANASDLLKADKAFSYFIGLRPGNLESETRANGKELVFAPLMPNIYATTSSTQSGLWTISANSANPERVMMLMNLMYTDKDLANLFVYGIEGKHYVKVSDNAIDYPAGIDSKTVGYSIQSWIYANPSIAYLMKSDLQAMWKLTAEANQKATKSKALGFTFNSEPVKNEVIALKNVTDQYAKGLESGTLDPAEKLPDFRAKLKAAGIDKVIAEKQKQLEAWAAANKQK